In Paeniglutamicibacter kerguelensis, one genomic interval encodes:
- a CDS encoding lysophospholipid acyltransferase family protein, with product MSLYTMTRSSIRGLLNGLCRPTVTGLENVPRTGPVIIASNHLSFLDSIIIQALTPRDVAFFAKAEYFTTPGLKGKAMKTFFESVGSIPVQRGEQAASVAALESLVDILEAGGGIGIYPEGTRSRDGKLYRGRTGVGWLALTTGAPVVPVGLIGTENLQPAGKNTVKPHHFTLAFGKPLQFEHLGRKHPLPQRRKATDEIVDAIAELTGQERVDAYNQTPTAE from the coding sequence ATGAGCCTGTACACCATGACCCGCTCTTCGATCCGCGGCCTGCTGAACGGCCTGTGCCGCCCCACCGTCACCGGGCTGGAAAACGTCCCGCGCACCGGGCCTGTCATCATCGCCTCCAACCACCTCTCCTTCCTGGACTCGATCATTATCCAGGCGCTGACCCCGCGCGACGTGGCATTCTTTGCCAAGGCGGAGTACTTCACCACCCCCGGGCTCAAGGGCAAGGCCATGAAGACCTTCTTCGAGTCGGTCGGCTCCATCCCCGTGCAGCGCGGCGAGCAGGCGGCCTCCGTGGCCGCCCTGGAATCGCTCGTCGACATCCTGGAGGCCGGCGGCGGCATCGGCATCTACCCGGAGGGTACCCGTTCGCGTGACGGCAAGCTCTACCGCGGCCGCACCGGCGTGGGCTGGCTGGCGCTGACCACCGGAGCTCCGGTGGTCCCCGTCGGCCTGATCGGCACGGAGAACCTGCAGCCAGCCGGAAAGAACACCGTCAAGCCGCACCACTTCACCCTCGCGTTCGGCAAGCCGCTGCAATTCGAGCATCTGGGCCGCAAGCACCCGCTGCCACAGCGCCGCAAGGCCACCGACGAGATCGTCGACGCCATCGCCGAGCT
- a CDS encoding HAD hydrolase-like protein: protein MIAPSAVLLDLDGTLVDPAGAITSGIRHALKQADIPDPGEEKLRTLIGPPLVLGLAEIDGVEPHMIDELITVYRTEYAATGMADSRPYPGIREVLAALRAAGMDLYVATAKPTKIARQLLEIQGLTDAIDGIYGNDDEANGHSASKRHIVAAVLDAHGLEPEQCIMVGDRRYDIEAANDHNMASIGAGWGFAPPGELEAAGAGAHATDPAELAGLLLGNAAEETIRTQLTTNDNEGARA, encoded by the coding sequence ATGATTGCTCCCTCCGCCGTTCTGCTTGACCTCGATGGAACCCTTGTGGATCCGGCCGGGGCTATCACCTCGGGAATCCGCCACGCGTTGAAGCAGGCGGACATTCCCGATCCGGGTGAAGAAAAACTCCGCACCCTGATCGGGCCGCCGCTGGTCCTGGGCCTGGCGGAGATCGACGGCGTCGAACCGCACATGATCGACGAACTGATTACCGTGTACCGTACGGAATATGCTGCCACCGGCATGGCGGACTCGCGCCCGTACCCCGGGATCCGCGAAGTGCTTGCGGCCCTGCGCGCGGCGGGCATGGACCTGTATGTCGCAACCGCCAAGCCCACGAAGATCGCCCGGCAACTGCTGGAGATCCAGGGATTGACCGACGCAATCGATGGCATTTACGGCAACGACGACGAGGCGAACGGGCATTCGGCCTCCAAGCGGCACATCGTCGCGGCGGTGCTCGACGCCCACGGGCTTGAGCCCGAACAGTGCATCATGGTGGGGGACCGCCGCTACGACATCGAGGCCGCAAACGACCACAACATGGCCTCGATCGGCGCCGGGTGGGGTTTTGCCCCTCCGGGCGAGCTCGAGGCCGCCGGGGCCGGGGCCCACGCCACGGACCCCGCCGAACTTGCCGGATTGCTGCTGGGCAACGCGGCCGAGGAAACAATCCGCACACAACTGACAACCAACGACAACGAAGGAGCGCGTGCATAA